The DNA segment TCCTCCCGATTTCTCAATAGGGGTCAGAATTTCTTCCTGGACGCCATTGAGCCAGGCCGACGCGATCTCCGTTCCGGGAAGCCCGGCGACATCGTTCTGTCCACGGAAGCCGCGCTTGCCGCCGCCGATATCAACCCAGTCCTCGCCATTGACGCGATCCATGTGTCTTGCTCCTCAGATCTCGCTGCCATCGGGCAGGTAGTTGAAGGTCACTTCGGTGTGGGTGGGCTTCAGCCGGCGGATGTCGCACTCGATGTCCGAGAGGGCGAACTGGTAGGTCCGGTCGCCGGCGACAGCCCGGCCGGCGCGCGCGATGCGCCAGTTGCCGAGCGGCACGTTCACCCGCCAAAGAAACTGTTCGGGATGGTTGACGACACGATCGCCGGCCCGCGCGCGCCCGGCGCGTGTCAGGGTGAACTCGTCGATGGTGATCGTGACGCCACGCTTGGCCGCATAGTCGATGAAGTAGGGGGTCGACTGGCCACCGCGCGCGGTCCAGCGCTGGTGCGCAAGCTGCTGGCGATCGCTCTTCGGCAGCGTCGAGACATCGCGCCCGCACGGGTCGGGGCCCAGGACGCGCTCGAAATCGGTGAGGCAGTAACTCGCCGTGCGCGGGTCCACCTCGTCCATCATCTCCTCGGCGACGGCCTCGATCTCGGCAAACAGCGTCGCCGGCGCCGCGAGCAACGCGCCGATCAGGCTGCCGTCGCCCGGCCGCGGCCAGATCCAGCCCGGCGGCATCAGCGACATCAGTTCCTTGTGTGCATCCTCGGCCGAGCGGCTCATTCCTCTGGCTCCCAGGTCACGACACCGGGCGCGGACAGCTCGGTGGCGGCCGAGACGATGTCGGCGGTCGGCGCGATGAACCGGTGCGCATATTCGCCGGCGGCCGAGGACACGGCTTCGGAGAGGCGGGAGAATTTGAGGGTGCCGCCGATCTCGGCCTCTGCGGCGAAGAAGGTGCGCCAGGCGGATTTCACCGCCTCCTGCACCGCATAGGTCGAGGGCGTCAGCTGCAGCGTCATGTTGCGTGGCACGATGATCGCCGGCACGACGGCGCGCTCGGCCGTCACCGGCCGCACCGTATCGAGATAGGCGCCGATCGCCGCGATCTCGGTCTCGGTCGGGGCACGCGGATTGGCCCGCGTCCCCATCGCCACAACCACGCCGACCGAGCCTCGGCCGATCATGTTGGGGATGGTCATCACCTGCGAGGCCGCGAAGGCGTTCTGCACCCAGACCGGATAGTCGAAATCGGCACCGCCATGCGCGGGCTGGCGGATGCGCTGCAACAGTCGCGCGAGCAGCGACGGGTCGGTTTCGACCTCGGCGCCGCCGGTCACGCCGGCATCGTCGATCGTCGCCACCTGTTCGGTCAGGCCGGCGATCGGCGCGATGAAGGAGAGCCCGATGCCGGCGGCGGCATTGCCGATCGTGCCGGAGGTGGCGGCGCGCACCGAGAGCATGGCCGAGCCCTCGCCATCGACAACAGCGGCCTCCGTTACTTCATAGGTGACGCCGGAGCCCTGCAGCAGTTCGCCGGCCGGCACGAGGGTGCCCGGCGTACCCGTTACCTCGGCCCGGCCGATCGCGAAGGTCGCGGGCCGGCGGGTGATGCCCCAGATATCGGCGTGACGGACAAGGAATTCGGCCTCGGCGGTGTCGGGGAAATACTGCTGTCCCCACCAGCGCAGATGCAGGTGGACCTCATAGAGGCCCAGCACGAAGGCGCGGATGATGATGGCGTACATGCCGCGCGGCGAGCGCACCGCCCGCGCCAGGGCGCCGGGATCGACGTCCGGACGCACCTCGCGGATGCCGGCCTCGACCAGCGTTTCGAGCCGGCGGGTCAGCGTGCGCGGATCGGAAATCGGGAACGCCATCTCACGCGCTCCCGACGCGGCGGTTGATGGTGATCTCGCGGCCGTCCGCCACGATGCGGGCGGCAAGCACTTCCTTGCGCACCCACTCGACCGTGATCTCGGCCGGCTTGCCGGTCTCTGCCAGCACCCAGGCGTAGGCTTCCTTCAGCCACTCCACGAACATCTGGCGGGTGAGTTCGGTCTCCTTCAGCCGCTCGCCGAGCCAGCAGCGGCTGCCGGCCTGCCGATAACGGATATCGAGCGCGTCGCCGGCCCAGCCGCGCCGCTCGACGAAGGACACCGGCTGATTCAGTTCGGAGATGCCGGACGGCAGTTCATCATCCCGCCGGGCGCGGCGATCGCAGCCGAAGGCCAGCAGCATCGGCGTCGCCGGTGTCTCGTCGACCAGCAGGTCGCCATCCCCAGCCAGCTGCAGGTCACAGCGCCGGGTGGCCGGGTCGTAGACGAGTGCGAGATCGAAATAAGCTGCCATGACGCGCAATGTCGCGCGCGCGGGGATCGCCGGTCATGACCGCATGCGCGGTCTACAGGCTGGGGTCAGGATCCGCGCCGATGATGATCGGCTTCGAGGCTATGATCTGTCCATCCTGCACCACGATCCAGTCATTGCCGATGCGCAGCTTCACGAAGTCGGGCGTCACGGTCACGCGCGGCGCGCCCTCGCCCTTGCCCAGCCTGCCGCGAAACAGGGTCTTGGTCAGTTCGCACTCGGCCTCCCCGACCTCGCCCAGCACCCGCAACGGCGACCAGGCGTGCAGCGTGCCGTCCTTTTTGGCGTGGAATCGGTTGCCGAGAATGCCGTGGGTCGCGGCTTCGCCGCTATCCAGATTGCCCAGGCGGTTGCCGGGCGACCCGGCCGGCAGCGCCACCATGTCGCCCTGGTCGCCACCGACAGCGAGCAGCACGACCAGCCCGTTATCCGGCGGCCGGCTGGCGAAGCCGAAGGGCTGCAGCACCTCGACCTCGGTGGCGTCGTGGCCCGCGCGGATGCGCACATCGACGGTCTGGCTCTCGCCCGTATCGAGCGAGGATTTCACCAGCGCCCGCGAGACCAGGCCGCGCAGCTGGAGGGCGAGTTCCGAGAGCCTCATGTCTCCCTCACAGGGCGTAGGCCGTGCTGTCGAGCGGCTTGGCGGCAGCCTTGCCCTGCCTCGCGTGGTTGCTGCGGCGCGCGCCCTCGGGCTCGGTGTCATAGGCTTCGGGCGAGGTCACCCGCAGCCGGGTCAGACCGCCATCGTCCTGCGAATAGACCATGACGACGCCGGCGATCAGCATGTCGCGGTTCACGCCCTGGAAACGGTCGTCGACCGGGACCAGCTCGTTGACGCGCCACAGCCGCTGCTCGTCGCCGGCGCGATAATCCTTCACCTCATATTCGAGGCGCTCGGAGCTGCCGCGCGCCGTGCGGGCCATCCATTCCGCCTGCGTCTGCGCGCCCTCGGCGGTGAGCTGTGTGCGGCCCAGGGTCACGAGCGGGCGATAGCGCTTCATCTCGGGATCGACGGCTTTGCCCTCGATTTCCACGCCAGCGCCCTCAGTCGCCTCCTGGTCTGCGATCCAGTCGGCCGGGTCGCTGTCCAGCGGCGCGGCGGTGGCATCCAGGCGCAGCGTACTCCGGCGCTTGCCGGCGGCCTTCTCGGCCTGACCTTTGACGCGGTACTCGCTGTGCCGCCCTTCGATCGTGAACTCACCCGAGGATGAGACGACATTCCCCGGCAGGACGAGCGGCGCCGGCGCGCGCTTCGCGCCCGTCCTGGTGAGCACGATCGTGTCGACGCCGTCGGATGTCGCAAGGATCCCGCGCTGGCGCAGCGCCTTCTCGATCGCCGACATCGCGGTCTCGCCGCCGTCGATCGTGAAGCGGTCGAGCTGGGCGCCGACATCGACCTCGGCCCGCACCGATAGGCCATAGGGCTTGACGATCTCGCCGATGATGGCGTCCACCGTCTTGCCCCGGTACTCGCTCGGCCCATCCACGGTGGCCGCGCCGTCGATCAGGTCGCGCGCCTTGTCCGATCCCGAAATGCTCACGCTGGCCTCGCCGTCACGCAGGTGGGGTGCCACGGTGTCGACCCAGCCCTTCATGATGGTTTCGCCGTCGAGCTTGA comes from the Ancylobacter pratisalsi genome and includes:
- a CDS encoding YmfQ family protein; its protein translation is MSRSAEDAHKELMSLMPPGWIWPRPGDGSLIGALLAAPATLFAEIEAVAEEMMDEVDPRTASYCLTDFERVLGPDPCGRDVSTLPKSDRQQLAHQRWTARGGQSTPYFIDYAAKRGVTITIDEFTLTRAGRARAGDRVVNHPEQFLWRVNVPLGNWRIARAGRAVAGDRTYQFALSDIECDIRRLKPTHTEVTFNYLPDGSEI
- a CDS encoding baseplate J/gp47 family protein codes for the protein MAFPISDPRTLTRRLETLVEAGIREVRPDVDPGALARAVRSPRGMYAIIIRAFVLGLYEVHLHLRWWGQQYFPDTAEAEFLVRHADIWGITRRPATFAIGRAEVTGTPGTLVPAGELLQGSGVTYEVTEAAVVDGEGSAMLSVRAATSGTIGNAAAGIGLSFIAPIAGLTEQVATIDDAGVTGGAEVETDPSLLARLLQRIRQPAHGGADFDYPVWVQNAFAASQVMTIPNMIGRGSVGVVVAMGTRANPRAPTETEIAAIGAYLDTVRPVTAERAVVPAIIVPRNMTLQLTPSTYAVQEAVKSAWRTFFAAEAEIGGTLKFSRLSEAVSSAAGEYAHRFIAPTADIVSAATELSAPGVVTWEPEE
- a CDS encoding phage GP46 family protein, coding for MAAYFDLALVYDPATRRCDLQLAGDGDLLVDETPATPMLLAFGCDRRARRDDELPSGISELNQPVSFVERRGWAGDALDIRYRQAGSRCWLGERLKETELTRQMFVEWLKEAYAWVLAETGKPAEITVEWVRKEVLAARIVADGREITINRRVGSA
- a CDS encoding phage baseplate assembly protein, which translates into the protein MRLSELALQLRGLVSRALVKSSLDTGESQTVDVRIRAGHDATEVEVLQPFGFASRPPDNGLVVLLAVGGDQGDMVALPAGSPGNRLGNLDSGEAATHGILGNRFHAKKDGTLHAWSPLRVLGEVGEAECELTKTLFRGRLGKGEGAPRVTVTPDFVKLRIGNDWIVVQDGQIIASKPIIIGADPDPSL
- a CDS encoding phage baseplate assembly protein, which encodes MSAVYNPTRRWTLTLDGASFMEWTSVEVERDMQDMTGVFRFELRDALSSANTLIFATLAGYKDRVRLGVTAEIKLDGETIMKGWVDTVAPHLRDGEASVSISGSDKARDLIDGAATVDGPSEYRGKTVDAIIGEIVKPYGLSVRAEVDVGAQLDRFTIDGGETAMSAIEKALRQRGILATSDGVDTIVLTRTGAKRAPAPLVLPGNVVSSSGEFTIEGRHSEYRVKGQAEKAAGKRRSTLRLDATAAPLDSDPADWIADQEATEGAGVEIEGKAVDPEMKRYRPLVTLGRTQLTAEGAQTQAEWMARTARGSSERLEYEVKDYRAGDEQRLWRVNELVPVDDRFQGVNRDMLIAGVVMVYSQDDGGLTRLRVTSPEAYDTEPEGARRSNHARQGKAAAKPLDSTAYAL